The following is a genomic window from Candidatus Methylomirabilota bacterium.
TCACCTCGTTCGACGGGTCGTCCAGCAGCTGAGCCATCGTCAGCGGCTCGCCAGATTCCTCCTCGGGCTCGGCCGCTGACTCGGCGGCCATCAGCTGGGGCTCGGGCTCGGGAGCAGCGTCAACCTCGGGAAGTGCCTCCGGCTCAGGTGCCGCCTCGGCCGCCATCGGCTCAGGCTCGGGAGCGGCTTCAGGCCCGGGTACGGCCTCGGGAGCGGCTTCAGGCTCCGGCTTTGCCTGTGCCTCGGCAGCAGCTTCCTCGACGATGGGATCAGCCAGTTCGTCGGCCGGCGGCGTGGCGTCGGCGGTCATCTCCGCCGGTGCGTCCGCGGCGTGCGTTTCGTCGGCCGCAGCGGGGATCGGATCCTCGGTCTGCGACTCGGGCTGATTCGTTTCGTCGGTCAAGTGCGTATACGCTCCTTGGGTGGAATGTCCCCGCAGCAACAACGCCCTCCGCATGCGGAGGGCGTCTCATTCATCAGGTGGGGTGGAAGCTGCCTTCATGGTCGATCAGACGACTAAGGTGCTCCTCCGTAACGGCCGATGGGAGAGGCGCGCATCCGCGCGTGCTATGCGGTTGTTTGCTCCAGAGCCGCCGGAGCATACCACACGGTCAATGGCGCTCCCAGATGCCTGAGCTGCCCGATCTGACGATCGTGGCGGAGGAGCTCCAGGCACGCGCCACCGGTCGTCTGGTGCTCGAGGCGTCGGCCCCGACACCCATCCTGGTGCGCGCCACGCCAGCAGAGCTTGCCCAGCTGGCCGGCACCGCCATCACGAGCTCCCGACGGCGTGGCAAGTTCCTGCTCCTCACGTTCGCGCGCGATGGCAGAGACGAGCTGGTGCTGGCCGCGAACCCGATGCTCGCCGGGCGCTTCTGGCTCCTCGATGGCGCCGAGAAGGTCCGTTCGCGCACCGGCCTGCGACTCCGATTCGCCGATGGCGGCGAGCTGCGCTACGTCGACCGCGAGATGCTCGGCAAGCTCTACCTGGTCCGGCCCGATGGCCTCGACGCCATCCCCGGCTGGACCGAGATGGGGCCCGATGCCGACGACCCCGAGCTCACCCTCGAGGTATTCCGCCAGCGGATCCGTAAGCATCCGGGCGAGCTGAAGTCGCTGCTGCGCAACAGCCGATTCGTGGCCGGCATCGGCAACGCGTACAGCGACGAGATCCTGTGGGAGGCGAAGCTCGCCCCATTGCGCCGCCGGAGCACGCTGAAGCCGGAGGAGATCGACCGTCTCTACGCGGCCATGCGCTCGGTCCTGGCCGACGCCACGAAGCGCCTCCGGAAGCTGGTCCCACCCGACATCCAGCTGCAGCACCGGGAGTTCCTCCAGGTCCACTTGCGCGGGGGCGAAGCCTGTCCTCGCTGCGGTCGGATCCTGCGGCAGATCGGCGGAGACGAGGCGACGACGTTCTGCCGGACCTGCCAGCCTCCGTTCTGA
Proteins encoded in this region:
- a CDS encoding DNA-formamidopyrimidine glycosylase family protein, giving the protein MPELPDLTIVAEELQARATGRLVLEASAPTPILVRATPAELAQLAGTAITSSRRRGKFLLLTFARDGRDELVLAANPMLAGRFWLLDGAEKVRSRTGLRLRFADGGELRYVDREMLGKLYLVRPDGLDAIPGWTEMGPDADDPELTLEVFRQRIRKHPGELKSLLRNSRFVAGIGNAYSDEILWEAKLAPLRRRSTLKPEEIDRLYAAMRSVLADATKRLRKLVPPDIQLQHREFLQVHLRGGEACPRCGRILRQIGGDEATTFCRTCQPPF